In one Pangasianodon hypophthalmus isolate fPanHyp1 chromosome 22, fPanHyp1.pri, whole genome shotgun sequence genomic region, the following are encoded:
- the rnf41l gene encoding RING finger protein 151 isoform X2, with protein sequence MGYDVERFVGYVNEGLLCCVCRDVLEDPLQAPCEHAFCSTCIHAWLVNHQNCPEDRLPLSIANLRPLYRYMRNDLARLQVKCMYRSQGCEIICALESIHRHEEQCDFALFNCSNGGEEYLCYRCGCPVQVSQHSLEAHLCVCEYRNRVCASGCGYTLSNTDEAQHNCISELRAELDLLRTEMDCKVEEVRREMESRLDSQRRHMVQKESLLKNEVDELKGKLSRVVSDVCALLGAERTRRQELERAELEKAELLERLKNEVLKPGTATQTAMRHDEEHRKQNPHSLTLDCLKKKSRDVTVL encoded by the exons ATGGGTTATGACGTGGAGCGTTTTGTGGGCTACGTGAACGAAGGtttgctgtgctgtgtgtgtcgTGACGTGTTGGAGGATCCTCTGCAGGCTCCATGTGAGCATGCTTTCTGCAGTACCTGCATTCATGCCTGGCTTGTGAACCATCAGAACTGCCCTGAGGATCGGCTCCCCCTTAGCATCGCAAACCTGCGGCCGCTCTATAG ATACATGCGGAATGACTTGGCAAGGCTCCAGGTGAAGTGTATGTATCGCTCACAAGGATGTGAGATCATCTGTGCGCTGGAGTCCATACATCGGCATGAGGAACAGTGTGACTTTGCTCTGTTTAATTGTAGCAACGGTG GTGAGGAGTACTTGTGTTACCGCTGTG GTTGTCCAGTGCAAGTGTCTCAGCATTCTCTGGAagcacacttgtgtgtgtgtgagtatcgCAACAGAGTGTGTGCAAGTGGGTGCGGATACACACTATCAAACACAGACGAGGCTCAGCACAACTGCATCTCTGAACTCCGAGCTGAGCTGGACTTGCTGAG gacTGAAATGGATTGTAAGGTTGAGGAAGTGAGACGTGAGATGGAGTCCCGGCTGGATTCTCAGAGGAGACACATGGTACAAAAGGAGAGCCTACTAAAAAACGAGGTGGATGAGCTCAAg GGAAAGCTGTCCCGTGTGGTGTCTGACGTGTGTGCATTATTGGGAGCAGAGCGAACTCGCAGGCAAGAGCTGGAGAGGGCAGAGCTTGAGAAAGCAGAGCTTCTGGAACGTCTGAAGAATGAGGTTCTTAAACCAGGCACAGCCACTCAAACAGCCATGCGTCATGATGAGGAGCATCGCAAGCAAAACCCACATAGCCTAACATTAGACTGCCTCAAGAAGAAGAGCAGAGACGTCACGGTTCTCTGA
- the rnf41l gene encoding RING finger protein 151 isoform X1, translating into MLFLRQPKAYPHWARKRTERETERQGGSPGLTVLVCLSVCSMGYDVERFVGYVNEGLLCCVCRDVLEDPLQAPCEHAFCSTCIHAWLVNHQNCPEDRLPLSIANLRPLYRYMRNDLARLQVKCMYRSQGCEIICALESIHRHEEQCDFALFNCSNGGEEYLCYRCGCPVQVSQHSLEAHLCVCEYRNRVCASGCGYTLSNTDEAQHNCISELRAELDLLRTEMDCKVEEVRREMESRLDSQRRHMVQKESLLKNEVDELKGKLSRVVSDVCALLGAERTRRQELERAELEKAELLERLKNEVLKPGTATQTAMRHDEEHRKQNPHSLTLDCLKKKSRDVTVL; encoded by the exons ATGTTGTTCCTAAGGCAACCCAAAGCTTACCCTCATTGGGCTCGTAAAAGAACAGAGcgtgaaacagaaagacagggGGGATCACCTGGTCTGACAG TACttgtatgtctgtctgtgtgcagcATGGGTTATGACGTGGAGCGTTTTGTGGGCTACGTGAACGAAGGtttgctgtgctgtgtgtgtcgTGACGTGTTGGAGGATCCTCTGCAGGCTCCATGTGAGCATGCTTTCTGCAGTACCTGCATTCATGCCTGGCTTGTGAACCATCAGAACTGCCCTGAGGATCGGCTCCCCCTTAGCATCGCAAACCTGCGGCCGCTCTATAG ATACATGCGGAATGACTTGGCAAGGCTCCAGGTGAAGTGTATGTATCGCTCACAAGGATGTGAGATCATCTGTGCGCTGGAGTCCATACATCGGCATGAGGAACAGTGTGACTTTGCTCTGTTTAATTGTAGCAACGGTG GTGAGGAGTACTTGTGTTACCGCTGTG GTTGTCCAGTGCAAGTGTCTCAGCATTCTCTGGAagcacacttgtgtgtgtgtgagtatcgCAACAGAGTGTGTGCAAGTGGGTGCGGATACACACTATCAAACACAGACGAGGCTCAGCACAACTGCATCTCTGAACTCCGAGCTGAGCTGGACTTGCTGAG gacTGAAATGGATTGTAAGGTTGAGGAAGTGAGACGTGAGATGGAGTCCCGGCTGGATTCTCAGAGGAGACACATGGTACAAAAGGAGAGCCTACTAAAAAACGAGGTGGATGAGCTCAAg GGAAAGCTGTCCCGTGTGGTGTCTGACGTGTGTGCATTATTGGGAGCAGAGCGAACTCGCAGGCAAGAGCTGGAGAGGGCAGAGCTTGAGAAAGCAGAGCTTCTGGAACGTCTGAAGAATGAGGTTCTTAAACCAGGCACAGCCACTCAAACAGCCATGCGTCATGATGAGGAGCATCGCAAGCAAAACCCACATAGCCTAACATTAGACTGCCTCAAGAAGAAGAGCAGAGACGTCACGGTTCTCTGA